In a genomic window of Variovorax paradoxus:
- the gcvH gene encoding glycine cleavage system protein GcvH — protein sequence MTIKYTKDHEWVQAEGGNATVGITVHAQDALGDVVFVDLPEVGKSFAQGDVAGVVESVKAAADVFMPVSGEITEVNEALRADPSLANSAPLAEGWFFKVKLSEPAQLDALMDETAYGKFAEEA from the coding sequence ATGACCATCAAGTACACCAAGGACCACGAATGGGTGCAGGCCGAGGGCGGCAACGCCACGGTCGGCATCACCGTCCATGCGCAGGACGCGCTGGGCGACGTGGTCTTCGTCGACCTGCCCGAGGTCGGCAAGAGCTTCGCCCAGGGCGATGTCGCCGGCGTCGTCGAATCGGTGAAGGCCGCGGCCGACGTGTTCATGCCCGTCTCGGGCGAGATCACCGAAGTCAACGAAGCCCTGCGCGCCGATCCCTCGCTCGCCAACAGCGCGCCGCTGGCCGAAGGCTGGTTCTTCAAGGTCAAGCTGTCCGAACCGGCGCAGCTCGACGCGCTGATGGACGAAACCGCCTACGGCAAATTTGCCGAAGAAGCCTAA
- a CDS encoding porin produces the protein MIQRNTQALLLALSGLSLAQGAQAQSELKLSGLLGSGVLYTRDSGGRSQLQMTSTHAAPFLALTGSESLGGDLRAIFRWSNSVFVDSGTLAPLESYLGLSSGTWGTLTLGAMYDLLADATPFTSERYTSLLATHPGNLDRTVGNALSNLVKYKSPVFGGFQFGAMYGFAEADSTTNVGRAVGAELSYASGPLQALAIWESVKGIPFAPATRLGVPSLYGVDVAKAPGTTLSQTQDTATVGLAYTSDGWRWMGNYSHTRLSAAGLQQTETARTIDVGAYKYLTNQLRIGGGYSLTKLASYRWDQVHGHIDYALSKRTSLYLLGVLQKAGPGQKAVLRSQAVAGGRRQSAFEVGMTHAF, from the coding sequence ATGATCCAACGCAACACCCAGGCCCTGCTGCTCGCCCTGTCGGGACTCTCGCTGGCGCAGGGCGCGCAGGCCCAATCGGAACTCAAGCTGTCGGGCCTGCTCGGCAGCGGCGTGCTCTACACCCGCGACTCGGGCGGCCGCAGCCAGCTGCAGATGACCTCGACGCATGCCGCGCCCTTCCTCGCGCTAACCGGCAGCGAATCGCTGGGCGGCGACCTGCGCGCGATCTTCCGCTGGAGCAACTCGGTCTTCGTCGACAGCGGAACCCTCGCGCCGCTCGAGAGCTACCTGGGCCTGAGCTCGGGCACCTGGGGCACGCTCACGCTGGGCGCGATGTACGACCTGCTCGCCGACGCGACGCCCTTCACCTCGGAGCGCTACACCTCGCTGCTCGCCACCCATCCCGGCAACCTGGACCGCACGGTCGGCAACGCGCTGAGCAACCTGGTCAAGTACAAGTCGCCGGTGTTCGGCGGCTTCCAGTTCGGCGCGATGTACGGCTTCGCGGAGGCGGACTCGACCACCAACGTCGGGCGCGCCGTCGGCGCGGAACTCAGCTACGCCAGCGGGCCGCTGCAGGCGCTCGCGATCTGGGAGTCGGTCAAGGGCATTCCTTTTGCACCCGCGACCCGGCTCGGCGTCCCCAGCCTCTACGGCGTCGACGTCGCCAAGGCGCCGGGCACGACGCTGTCGCAGACGCAGGACACGGCCACGGTCGGGCTGGCCTACACCAGCGACGGCTGGCGCTGGATGGGCAACTACAGCCACACGCGCCTGTCGGCGGCCGGGCTGCAGCAGACGGAGACCGCGCGAACCATCGACGTCGGCGCCTACAAGTACCTCACGAACCAGCTGCGCATCGGCGGCGGCTATTCGCTCACGAAACTCGCGAGCTACCGCTGGGATCAGGTGCACGGCCACATCGACTACGCGCTGTCCAAGCGCACCAGCCTGTACCTGCTCGGCGTGCTGCAGAAGGCGGGGCCCGGGCAGAAGGCGGTGCTGCGCAGCCAGGCCGTGGCCGGAGGCCGCCGCCAGTCGGCGTTCGAGGTCGGCATGACGCACGCCTTCTAA
- a CDS encoding FAD-dependent monooxygenase yields MQWDVIVVGGGPSGLTMAAELAGSGARTLVLERRVEGVQSRAGTLLPRVLELFDARGIADRFIERTRQILDYPFRSSHIWAGFQSIEWEHLDTRFGFTLGLPQNMTEEILWDWAAESGAELRRGAEVRSVRQDTEGVEIEVADPSGATSTLRARYLVGADGGRSTVRTQCGMPFEGHSGTFRGIVIDAELSAPWPGGRTGADNEMGWVRGYAFGEGITRFNIVHRDRRHATKDEPVTLEEAKQCLRDVLGSDYGIEGFRWASRFDDQMRAVPRLRQGRVFLVGESARIHYPASGVGMNFCLQDAFNLGWKLANVVTGVADEATLESYDAERLPVMHALLESVKAQCVLQFNFEPDAVALKRRLARHIIPLPEVQRQLVLELCGLEQPYPGRAGEADRHPLAGQRLPDFDLVTRDGRSVRVAELLRERRFLLLDLEGNSRQFESLDLHGLPVTLVPARVARVPPAMRGVQAMLVRPDAYVAWASADVARAAEVEAELSRWMRR; encoded by the coding sequence ATGCAGTGGGACGTGATCGTCGTCGGTGGCGGCCCCTCGGGGCTGACCATGGCGGCCGAGTTGGCGGGTTCGGGCGCGCGCACGCTGGTGCTGGAGCGGCGCGTCGAGGGCGTGCAGTCGCGCGCGGGCACGCTGCTGCCGCGCGTGCTCGAGCTGTTCGATGCGCGCGGCATCGCCGACCGCTTCATCGAGCGCACGAGGCAGATCCTCGACTACCCGTTCCGCTCGAGCCACATCTGGGCCGGTTTCCAGTCGATCGAGTGGGAACACCTCGACACCCGCTTCGGCTTCACGCTCGGGCTGCCGCAGAACATGACCGAGGAGATCCTCTGGGACTGGGCGGCCGAGAGCGGCGCCGAGCTTCGCCGCGGTGCCGAGGTGCGCTCGGTGCGACAGGACACGGAGGGCGTGGAGATCGAGGTGGCCGACCCGTCGGGCGCGACATCGACCCTGCGCGCCAGATACCTGGTGGGCGCCGACGGCGGCCGCAGCACCGTGCGAACCCAGTGCGGCATGCCCTTCGAGGGCCACTCGGGCACCTTCCGCGGCATCGTGATCGACGCCGAACTCAGCGCGCCCTGGCCCGGCGGCCGCACCGGCGCCGACAACGAGATGGGCTGGGTGCGCGGCTATGCCTTCGGCGAGGGCATCACGCGCTTCAACATCGTGCACCGCGACCGCCGCCATGCGACCAAGGACGAGCCGGTGACGCTCGAGGAAGCGAAGCAGTGCCTGCGCGACGTGCTCGGCAGCGACTACGGCATCGAGGGCTTCCGCTGGGCCTCGCGCTTCGACGATCAGATGCGCGCCGTGCCGCGCCTGCGCCAGGGGCGCGTGTTCCTGGTCGGCGAATCGGCGCGCATCCACTACCCGGCCAGCGGCGTCGGCATGAACTTCTGCCTGCAGGACGCCTTCAACCTGGGCTGGAAGCTCGCGAACGTCGTCACGGGCGTGGCCGACGAGGCCACGCTGGAAAGCTACGACGCCGAGCGCCTGCCGGTGATGCATGCGCTGCTCGAGAGCGTGAAGGCGCAGTGCGTGCTGCAGTTCAACTTCGAGCCCGATGCGGTGGCGCTCAAGCGCCGGCTCGCGCGGCACATCATTCCGCTGCCCGAGGTGCAGCGCCAGCTGGTGCTGGAGCTGTGCGGCCTCGAACAGCCCTACCCCGGTCGCGCGGGAGAAGCCGATCGTCACCCGCTGGCCGGCCAGCGGCTGCCCGACTTCGATCTCGTCACGCGCGATGGCCGCTCGGTGCGCGTCGCCGAGCTGCTGCGCGAGCGGCGCTTCCTGCTGCTCGACCTCGAAGGCAACTCGCGCCAGTTCGAATCGCTGGACTTGCATGGCCTGCCCGTGACCCTGGTGCCGGCCCGCGTGGCACGCGTGCCGCCCGCCATGCGCGGCGTGCAGGCGATGCTGGTGCGGCCCGATGCCTATGTGGCCTGGGCCAGCGCGGACGTAGCGCGCGCCGCCGAGGTCGAGGCCGAACTCTCGCGCTGGATGAGGAGGTGA
- a CDS encoding alpha/beta hydrolase — protein sequence MSAPLDPELAAIVAAMRANKAPPPFSGTPGEARERMRRAVMAARERTTLPVVASTEDRVAEHEGLRVPVRIYRPVSTEAVLPTLVFLHGGGFALGSVELMDDIARKLCRDVEAVVVSVDYRLAPEHPFPAAHDDALAATRWALDQAEMLGGDPSRVALAGESAGANLAACAALALRGHTRPLAAQLLVVPGLDMARDVAAIEARGIDYPMLAPADLREIARLSMGTLAHRAAEVPPSPLRAANVADLPPTLIAVAGHDPLREEGLAYAHRLEAAGVPTRLLAFDDMFHPFFGFFAHSAAAGRAHDAICQALSDRLRRRG from the coding sequence ATGAGCGCGCCGCTCGATCCCGAGCTCGCCGCGATCGTCGCGGCGATGCGCGCGAACAAGGCACCGCCGCCGTTCTCCGGCACGCCCGGCGAGGCGCGCGAACGCATGCGTCGCGCGGTGATGGCGGCGCGCGAGCGCACGACGCTGCCGGTCGTGGCTTCCACCGAGGACCGCGTCGCCGAACACGAAGGCCTGCGCGTGCCGGTTCGGATTTACCGGCCCGTCTCTACCGAAGCGGTGTTGCCGACCTTGGTGTTCCTGCACGGCGGCGGCTTCGCGCTCGGCAGCGTCGAACTGATGGACGACATCGCGCGCAAGCTCTGCCGCGACGTCGAGGCCGTGGTGGTCTCGGTGGACTACAGGCTGGCGCCCGAACACCCGTTCCCGGCCGCGCACGACGATGCACTGGCCGCGACCCGCTGGGCGCTGGACCAAGCGGAAATGCTCGGCGGCGATCCGTCCCGGGTCGCCCTGGCCGGCGAGAGCGCGGGCGCCAACCTGGCCGCCTGCGCCGCGCTGGCGCTGCGCGGCCATACGCGGCCGCTCGCGGCCCAGCTGCTGGTGGTGCCGGGCCTGGACATGGCGCGCGACGTGGCCGCGATCGAGGCCCGCGGCATCGACTACCCGATGCTCGCGCCCGCCGACCTGCGCGAGATCGCCCGGCTCAGCATGGGAACCTTGGCCCACCGCGCCGCCGAGGTGCCGCCCTCCCCGCTGCGCGCGGCGAACGTCGCGGACCTGCCGCCGACCCTGATCGCCGTCGCCGGCCATGACCCGCTGCGCGAGGAAGGCCTGGCCTACGCGCACCGGCTCGAGGCGGCCGGCGTGCCGACCCGGCTGCTGGCCTTCGACGACATGTTCCACCCCTTCTTCGGCTTCTTCGCCCACTCGGCCGCCGCCGGCCGCGCCCACGACGCCATCTGCCAGGCGCTGTCGGACCGGCTGCGCCGCCGCGGCTGA
- a CDS encoding MFS transporter, whose protein sequence is MLAQIDKNILVLMVGPIQRDFGVSDIQISFLIGTAFAVANILVGLPAGWLADRFDRRLVIATGVLVWSAAVAANAAATAFIALVIARAVVGAAEALTPPSSYSLIRDGVDERRRARALSVYTMSMMLGTGLSLVLGGPLLHLVQASGIHALPLVGEVSAWQLTLFMIGVAGLPLSLLIFCFKDPRSQRDAAARPQESLRTVLRWLAGQRRLFVPLFAFAVGSSMIGFGMAAWIPTMIARRWGLELRDIGLMQGGLLLTMGPLGLWLVGVALDRATGLAAVARIGAVVAAATTLFSVSMCLTGDLTAFWVLDALVVLCSWSFMAVASTFVARTVPAGGIGMVMAIVLVLNGLIAQSGSPTLIALVARHLYEGQALALPSAMATVFALSGCVAVGAALLLGGRLARRETSGVALERRMSS, encoded by the coding sequence ATGCTGGCCCAGATCGACAAGAACATCCTGGTTCTGATGGTCGGTCCGATCCAGCGCGACTTCGGCGTCAGCGACATCCAGATCAGCTTCCTGATCGGCACCGCCTTCGCGGTCGCCAACATCCTGGTCGGCCTGCCGGCCGGCTGGCTGGCCGACCGCTTCGACCGCCGCCTCGTGATCGCCACCGGCGTGCTGGTCTGGTCGGCGGCGGTGGCGGCCAACGCGGCGGCCACCGCCTTCATCGCGCTGGTGATCGCACGCGCCGTCGTCGGCGCGGCCGAGGCGCTGACGCCGCCCTCTTCCTATTCGCTGATCCGCGACGGCGTGGACGAGCGGCGCCGCGCCCGCGCACTCTCGGTCTACACCATGTCGATGATGCTGGGCACGGGTCTCTCGCTGGTGCTCGGCGGACCGCTGCTGCACCTGGTGCAGGCCTCGGGCATCCATGCGCTGCCCTTGGTCGGCGAGGTCTCGGCCTGGCAGCTGACGCTGTTCATGATCGGCGTGGCCGGCCTGCCGCTGAGCCTGCTGATCTTCTGCTTCAAGGACCCGCGCTCGCAGCGCGATGCCGCCGCCCGCCCGCAGGAGAGCCTGCGCACCGTGCTGCGCTGGCTGGCCGGCCAGCGGCGGCTGTTCGTGCCGCTGTTCGCCTTCGCGGTCGGCAGCTCGATGATCGGCTTCGGCATGGCGGCCTGGATACCCACCATGATCGCGCGCCGCTGGGGTCTCGAGCTGCGCGACATCGGCCTGATGCAGGGCGGCCTGCTGCTGACCATGGGCCCGCTCGGGCTGTGGCTGGTCGGCGTGGCGCTCGACCGCGCCACCGGACTCGCGGCGGTCGCGCGCATCGGCGCGGTGGTGGCCGCGGCCACCACGCTGTTCAGCGTGTCGATGTGCCTGACCGGCGATCTCACGGCCTTCTGGGTGCTCGATGCGCTGGTGGTGCTGTGCTCGTGGAGCTTCATGGCGGTCGCCTCGACCTTCGTGGCGCGCACCGTGCCGGCCGGCGGCATCGGCATGGTGATGGCGATCGTGCTGGTGCTCAACGGGCTGATCGCGCAGTCGGGTTCGCCCACGCTGATCGCGCTGGTGGCGCGCCATCTCTACGAGGGCCAGGCGCTGGCCCTGCCCTCGGCGATGGCCACGGTGTTCGCGCTCTCGGGCTGCGTCGCGGTCGGCGCGGCGCTGTTGCTCGGCGGGCGGCTCGCGCGGCGCGAGACGTCGGGCGTGGCCCTCGAGCGGCGGATGTCGTCGTGA
- a CDS encoding amidohydrolase family protein: MKNDHRPLLIAGGWVLSMDPAIGELRHGDVLIEGERIVAIAPRIDAPQAERIEADRMIVLPGFVDTHRHTWQSCVRHRYADIDSQIYFAEMLGAKGAAYRPEDVYTGTLLGAVAALDSGITTMLDWSHVQNSPEHSDAAIAALRDAGIRGVFAHGWPLVDGASWMFGSERGHPQDIRRLRERYFSSDDQLLTLAMAARGPEMARRETWLGDLRLARELGIRSSIHMGAYARNAAVRGIAQMHEAGVLGDDLTFVHCCCSHHDEFAMMADAGVSASLGVHCELNAQGMGDIPFDRLLAVGIRPSLSGDTETKCAGDMFTQMRHALAYYRSWMGGGHSKTTNAPATLGLRDVLGFATVAGAQANGLAHKVGSLTPGKQADVVLIRADDLNLAPVSDAVGAVVLAAHPGNVDSVFVAGRPVKRDGRLLDVDLDRLRQRAADSQAYVLGLQ, from the coding sequence ATGAAGAACGACCACAGGCCATTGCTGATCGCGGGCGGCTGGGTGCTGAGCATGGACCCGGCCATCGGCGAGCTGCGTCACGGCGACGTGCTGATCGAGGGCGAGCGCATCGTCGCGATCGCGCCGCGCATCGACGCACCCCAGGCCGAACGGATCGAGGCGGACCGCATGATCGTGCTGCCCGGCTTCGTCGACACGCATCGACACACCTGGCAGAGCTGCGTGCGGCATCGTTATGCCGACATCGATTCGCAGATCTACTTCGCCGAGATGCTGGGCGCCAAGGGCGCGGCCTACCGTCCCGAGGACGTCTACACCGGCACCTTGCTGGGCGCGGTCGCGGCGCTCGACAGCGGCATCACCACCATGCTCGACTGGTCGCACGTGCAGAACAGCCCCGAGCATTCCGACGCGGCGATCGCGGCGCTGCGCGACGCCGGCATCCGCGGCGTGTTCGCGCACGGCTGGCCGCTGGTCGACGGCGCCTCGTGGATGTTCGGCAGCGAGCGCGGCCATCCGCAGGACATCCGGCGGCTGCGCGAGCGCTACTTCTCGAGCGACGACCAGCTGCTCACGCTCGCGATGGCCGCGCGCGGCCCCGAGATGGCGCGGCGCGAGACCTGGCTCGGCGACCTGCGGCTGGCGCGCGAACTCGGCATCCGCTCGAGCATCCACATGGGCGCCTACGCACGCAACGCCGCCGTGCGCGGCATCGCGCAGATGCACGAGGCCGGCGTGCTCGGCGACGACCTGACCTTCGTGCACTGCTGCTGCTCGCACCATGACGAGTTCGCGATGATGGCCGACGCCGGCGTCAGCGCCTCGCTCGGCGTGCACTGCGAGCTCAATGCGCAGGGCATGGGCGACATCCCGTTCGACCGGCTGCTGGCCGTGGGCATCCGGCCCAGCCTCAGCGGCGACACCGAGACCAAGTGCGCGGGCGACATGTTCACGCAGATGCGCCATGCCCTGGCGTACTACCGCTCGTGGATGGGCGGCGGCCATTCGAAGACGACGAACGCCCCGGCGACGCTGGGCCTGCGCGACGTGCTGGGCTTCGCCACCGTGGCCGGCGCGCAGGCGAACGGTCTGGCGCACAAGGTGGGCTCGCTCACGCCGGGCAAGCAGGCCGACGTGGTGCTGATCCGCGCCGACGATCTGAACCTCGCACCGGTCTCCGACGCGGTCGGCGCGGTGGTGCTGGCGGCCCATCCGGGCAATGTCGACAGCGTGTTCGTCGCGGGCCGTCCGGTGAAGCGCGACGGCCGCCTGCTCGATGTGGACCTCGATCGGCTGCGGCAGCGCGCGGCGGATTCGCAGGCCTATGTGCTGGGGCTGCAATGA
- the gcvT gene encoding glycine cleavage system aminomethyltransferase GcvT, translated as MAFDCCPQECPVAASAPESELLKTPLHALHLELGARMVPFAGYSMPVQYPAGLMAEHRHTREAAGLFDISHMGQLRLSGPDAAAAFETLMPVDVIDLPAGKQRYGLLLDDQGGILDDLMFFNEGNGSLFVIVNGACKVADIAHIQQRIGQRCQVQPLPDQALLALQGPQAAATLARLSPGIERFVFMTGGAVQIGGIEAFVTRSGYTGEDGFEISVAAKEAEALARLLLAQPEVEPIGLGARNSLRLEAGLCLYGSDIDTGTTPVEASLNWAIQKVRRTGGARAGGFPGAEKILAQLVAATGAAGHLDHDTLKRRRVGLVALERIPVRDGTPLQSFEGQDIGQVTSGLLGPTADRPVAMGYVATAFAEPGTRVQAIVRGKPVPMEVSTLPFVPTRYYRG; from the coding sequence ATGGCATTCGATTGCTGCCCCCAGGAGTGCCCCGTGGCTGCTTCCGCCCCCGAATCCGAACTGCTCAAGACCCCGCTGCACGCGCTGCACCTGGAACTCGGCGCCCGCATGGTGCCCTTCGCCGGCTATTCGATGCCGGTCCAGTACCCCGCCGGCCTGATGGCCGAGCACAGGCACACGCGCGAGGCCGCGGGCCTGTTCGACATCTCCCACATGGGCCAGCTGCGCCTGTCCGGCCCCGATGCCGCGGCCGCCTTCGAGACCCTGATGCCGGTCGACGTGATCGACCTGCCCGCGGGCAAGCAGCGCTACGGCCTGCTGCTCGACGACCAGGGCGGCATCCTCGACGACCTGATGTTCTTCAACGAAGGCAACGGCTCGCTGTTCGTGATCGTCAACGGCGCCTGCAAGGTGGCCGACATCGCCCACATCCAGCAGAGGATCGGCCAGCGCTGCCAGGTGCAGCCGCTGCCCGATCAGGCGCTGCTCGCGCTGCAGGGCCCGCAGGCCGCGGCCACGCTGGCGCGGCTGTCGCCCGGCATCGAGCGCTTCGTGTTCATGACCGGCGGCGCCGTGCAGATCGGCGGCATCGAAGCCTTTGTCACGCGCAGCGGCTACACCGGCGAGGACGGCTTCGAGATCTCGGTCGCCGCGAAGGAGGCCGAGGCGCTGGCGCGGCTGCTGCTGGCCCAGCCCGAGGTCGAGCCCATCGGCCTGGGCGCGCGCAACTCGCTGCGGCTCGAGGCCGGCCTGTGCCTCTACGGCAGCGACATCGACACCGGCACCACGCCGGTCGAGGCCTCGCTCAACTGGGCGATCCAGAAGGTGCGCCGCACGGGCGGCGCGCGCGCGGGCGGCTTCCCCGGCGCCGAGAAGATCCTGGCCCAGCTCGTGGCCGCCACCGGCGCGGCCGGCCACCTCGACCACGACACGCTCAAGCGTCGCCGCGTCGGCCTGGTCGCGCTCGAGCGCATCCCGGTGCGCGACGGCACGCCGCTGCAATCCTTCGAGGGCCAGGACATCGGCCAGGTCACCAGCGGCCTGCTGGGCCCGACGGCCGACCGGCCGGTCGCCATGGGCTACGTGGCCACCGCCTTCGCCGAGCCCGGCACCCGGGTGCAGGCCATCGTGCGCGGCAAGCCGGTGCCGATGGAGGTGTCGACCCTGCCCTTCGTGCCGACGCGCTACTACCGCGGCTGA
- a CDS encoding LysR family transcriptional regulator — protein MRFNKLDLNLLVVLDAVLTTRSVSRAAERLYLSQPATSLSLSRLREYFEDELLVPVGKTQVPTALANELMKPVRDVLLQLQTITRARPGFDPATSTRRFTIESSDYVISVLLSEVVRRAATLAPLMQFDLRAMSPQMREHLDSGEIELLISPDFAIVPGHPSEPLFEDTFSCLLCLDQPVKGKRLGAEQYFESAHVGIEWAGGRRVTFDARLISTGRRTRRQDVIAPNFTLVPELLLGTARIATLPTRLAHQMARRFPLQLQPCPIEIPGFTEKLQWHKHQDRDPAIVWLRSLLRETAQSLPEVKSLKVAPPAARSASPRRRA, from the coding sequence ATGCGCTTCAACAAACTCGACCTCAACCTGCTGGTGGTGCTCGACGCGGTGCTGACCACGCGCAGCGTGAGCCGCGCCGCCGAGCGGCTGTACCTGAGCCAGCCTGCGACCAGCCTGTCGCTGAGCCGGCTGCGCGAGTACTTCGAGGACGAGCTGCTGGTGCCGGTGGGCAAGACGCAGGTGCCGACCGCGCTCGCCAACGAGCTGATGAAGCCGGTGCGCGACGTGCTGCTGCAACTGCAGACCATCACGCGCGCGCGGCCCGGCTTCGACCCGGCCACCTCGACCCGGCGCTTCACCATCGAGTCCTCGGACTACGTGATCAGCGTGCTGCTGTCCGAGGTGGTGCGGCGCGCGGCCACGCTCGCGCCGCTGATGCAGTTCGACCTGCGCGCCATGAGCCCGCAGATGCGCGAGCACCTCGACAGCGGCGAGATCGAGCTGCTGATCTCGCCCGACTTCGCGATCGTGCCCGGGCATCCGTCCGAGCCGCTGTTCGAGGACACCTTCTCGTGCCTGCTGTGCCTCGACCAGCCGGTCAAGGGCAAGCGACTCGGCGCCGAGCAGTACTTCGAGTCCGCCCACGTCGGCATCGAATGGGCCGGCGGCCGGCGCGTGACCTTCGACGCGCGGCTCATCTCCACCGGCCGGCGCACGCGCCGCCAGGACGTGATCGCGCCCAACTTCACGCTGGTGCCGGAGCTGCTGCTGGGCACCGCGCGCATCGCCACCCTGCCGACGCGGCTCGCGCACCAGATGGCGCGGCGTTTTCCGCTGCAGTTGCAGCCCTGTCCCATCGAGATCCCGGGCTTCACCGAGAAGCTGCAATGGCACAAGCACCAGGACCGCGATCCGGCGATCGTCTGGTTGCGCTCGCTGCTGCGCGAGACCGCGCAGTCGTTGCCCGAAGTGAAGAGCCTGAAGGTCGCGCCGCCGGCCGCGCGTTCAGCGTCGCCGCGGCGGCGCGCCTGA